In Paenibacillus sonchi, a single genomic region encodes these proteins:
- the acnA gene encoding aconitate hydratase AcnA, with translation MPSKDHFSLARTLESGGKSYRYYHLNSLEEQGAGDISSLPFSIKVLLEAAVRQYDGRAITEEHVKQLAGWSGGIDRNKEIPFIPARIVLQDFTGVPVVVDLAAMRDTVKKAGGDPKKINPLVPVDLVIDHSVMVDAFGTADALEYNMNVEFERNEERYRFLRWAQTAFNNFRAVPPATGIVHQVNLEYLASVAATKTSDGETVVYPDSLVGTDSHTTMINGLGVVGWGVGGIEAEAGMLGQPLYFVTPDVVGFKLTGSLVEGATATDLALTVTQMLRKKGVVGKFVEFYGPGLANISLADRATVANMAPEYGATIGFFPVDDETLAYLRSTGRPDELVELVGDYYKAQGMFRTSDTPDPTFTDTIELDLASVVPSLAGPKRPQDRVELTHMKENFEGIIRTPVDKGGYGLSDDKINEVVEVQHKNGTTSKLSTGAVVIAAITSCTNTSNPSVMLGAGLLAKKAVERGLTKPGYVKSSLTPGSLVVTEYLEKADLLKPLEALGFYLAGYGCATCIGNSGPLPDEVSQAITDNDMTVAAVISGNRNFEGRVHAQVKANYLASPPLVVAYALAGTVNIDLKTEPLGYDPQGEPVYLADIWPTSAEIREAIGLSLSPEMFRRKYENVFTANERWNSIPVPEGELYEWDDNSTYIQNPPFFENLADGVGDIKDIRNARVLALLADSVTTDHISPAGNISTSGPAGEYLRSHGVERADFNSYGSRRGNHEVMMRGTFANIRIRNAVAPGTEGGVTTFLPSEEVMSIYDASMLYQSAGQNLIVIAGKEYGTGSSRDWAAKGTLLLGVKAVIAESFERIHRSNLVGMGVLPLQFQEGHGWSSLGLTGRETFNITGLGNDVQPGQELAVTATREDGTQFEFPVVARLDSTVDIDYYRNGGILQTVLRQMLADATTSDSALPVE, from the coding sequence ATGCCAAGCAAGGACCATTTTTCGCTGGCCCGCACCCTGGAGTCAGGCGGCAAAAGCTATCGCTACTATCATCTTAACTCCCTAGAAGAGCAGGGCGCAGGCGATATTTCCTCCCTGCCGTTTTCCATCAAAGTATTGCTTGAGGCTGCTGTCCGCCAATACGACGGACGGGCGATTACTGAAGAACACGTGAAGCAGCTGGCCGGCTGGTCAGGCGGCATCGACCGCAACAAAGAAATTCCGTTCATCCCGGCCCGGATCGTGCTGCAGGACTTCACCGGCGTACCGGTGGTTGTCGATCTGGCAGCCATGCGCGATACCGTCAAGAAAGCCGGCGGCGACCCGAAGAAGATCAATCCGCTCGTCCCGGTCGACCTGGTTATTGACCACTCGGTTATGGTCGATGCTTTTGGTACCGCAGACGCGCTTGAATACAATATGAACGTAGAGTTCGAACGCAACGAAGAACGCTACCGTTTCCTGCGCTGGGCACAGACAGCCTTCAACAATTTCCGCGCCGTTCCACCGGCAACCGGAATTGTGCACCAGGTTAACCTGGAGTATCTGGCCTCTGTGGCAGCCACCAAAACGAGTGACGGTGAAACTGTAGTATACCCGGATTCCCTGGTCGGAACCGATTCCCATACGACGATGATTAACGGCCTTGGCGTAGTAGGCTGGGGTGTGGGCGGCATCGAGGCGGAAGCGGGGATGCTGGGGCAGCCGCTTTATTTTGTGACACCGGATGTGGTGGGCTTCAAGCTTACAGGCAGTCTGGTTGAAGGGGCTACCGCAACGGATCTGGCGCTGACCGTCACCCAAATGCTGCGCAAAAAGGGCGTAGTCGGCAAATTTGTCGAATTCTACGGACCGGGTCTGGCCAACATCAGCCTGGCGGACCGCGCGACAGTGGCCAATATGGCTCCCGAATACGGGGCGACCATCGGTTTCTTCCCTGTGGACGACGAGACGCTCGCCTACCTGCGCAGCACCGGCCGTCCGGATGAGCTCGTGGAGCTGGTTGGAGACTACTATAAGGCGCAGGGAATGTTCCGTACCTCGGATACACCGGACCCTACATTCACCGATACCATTGAGCTTGACCTCGCTTCGGTGGTTCCAAGCCTTGCCGGACCGAAACGTCCGCAGGACCGGGTTGAGCTGACGCATATGAAAGAAAACTTCGAAGGTATTATCCGCACACCGGTCGACAAGGGCGGCTATGGCCTGAGCGATGATAAAATCAACGAGGTTGTAGAAGTGCAGCATAAGAACGGGACCACCAGCAAGCTCAGCACAGGCGCGGTTGTGATAGCCGCAATTACGAGCTGCACCAACACTTCCAACCCAAGCGTAATGCTCGGGGCCGGTCTGCTCGCCAAAAAAGCCGTAGAACGCGGACTGACCAAACCCGGATACGTAAAAAGCAGTCTCACTCCAGGCTCGCTGGTTGTTACCGAATACCTGGAAAAGGCGGATCTGCTGAAGCCCCTGGAAGCGCTCGGCTTCTATCTGGCCGGTTACGGCTGTGCCACCTGTATCGGCAACTCCGGCCCGCTGCCGGATGAAGTCAGCCAGGCGATTACAGACAATGATATGACTGTAGCTGCAGTAATATCCGGAAACCGGAACTTTGAGGGCCGGGTGCATGCGCAGGTCAAAGCGAATTACCTGGCGTCCCCGCCGCTTGTCGTAGCTTATGCGCTGGCGGGCACGGTCAACATTGATCTGAAGACGGAGCCGCTGGGCTATGATCCGCAAGGCGAGCCTGTATACCTTGCCGATATCTGGCCAACCTCCGCGGAAATCCGCGAAGCCATCGGCCTCTCCCTGAGTCCGGAGATGTTCCGCCGCAAATATGAGAATGTATTTACGGCCAACGAGCGCTGGAACTCCATTCCAGTGCCAGAGGGCGAGCTGTACGAATGGGATGATAACTCTACGTATATCCAGAACCCGCCGTTCTTTGAGAATCTGGCAGACGGTGTCGGCGATATCAAGGACATCCGCAATGCCCGCGTGCTCGCGCTGCTTGCCGATTCCGTAACCACCGACCACATCTCGCCAGCGGGCAATATCTCGACCTCCGGCCCTGCCGGCGAATATCTGCGGAGCCACGGCGTGGAACGTGCAGACTTCAACTCCTACGGCTCGCGCCGCGGGAACCATGAAGTGATGATGCGCGGCACGTTTGCGAATATCCGCATCCGCAACGCGGTCGCTCCGGGAACGGAAGGCGGAGTCACCACCTTCCTGCCAAGCGAAGAGGTGATGTCGATCTATGATGCATCCATGCTGTACCAATCCGCAGGACAGAATCTGATCGTCATCGCCGGCAAAGAGTACGGCACCGGCAGCTCGCGCGACTGGGCAGCCAAAGGCACACTCCTGCTGGGCGTCAAAGCCGTTATCGCCGAGAGCTTCGAGCGGATTCACCGCAGCAATCTCGTCGGCATGGGCGTACTTCCGCTGCAATTCCAGGAAGGCCATGGATGGAGCAGCCTGGGCCTGACCGGACGCGAGACCTTCAATATCACCGGACTCGGCAACGATGTTCAGCCGGGCCAGGAACTGGCTGTCACTGCGACCCGCGAAGACGGCACCCAGTTTGAATTCCCGGTTGTTGCCCGCCTTGACAGCACCGTGGATATCGACTACTACCGGAATGGCGGCATTCTGCAGACCGTCCTCCGCCAGATGCTGGCGGATGCCACCACATCGGATTCAGCGCTGCCGGTGGAATAA
- a CDS encoding amidase domain-containing protein, with amino-acid sequence MGEALPVPQPSQPLLNKDILRGITGSKEVRYCREDAAAYADRWWKDGNPEFEVFEVDCTNYVSQCLFAGGAPINYTGKRETGWWYKGYNGAQEWWSFSWAVSDSLQRYLSAGRSSGLRAETVERADQLMLGDIIQYDWDGNGHYQHSTIVTAFDAAGQPLVNARTVSSRHRFWDYRDSYAWTDRTAYRFFHINDYL; translated from the coding sequence ATGGGGGAGGCGCTCCCTGTCCCGCAGCCGTCGCAGCCGCTGCTTAACAAGGATATTCTGCGCGGTATTACTGGCAGCAAAGAGGTGCGCTACTGCCGCGAAGACGCTGCAGCCTATGCAGACCGCTGGTGGAAAGACGGCAATCCGGAGTTTGAAGTGTTTGAGGTGGACTGCACCAATTATGTGTCCCAATGTCTCTTTGCAGGGGGAGCGCCTATCAACTATACTGGTAAAAGAGAAACGGGCTGGTGGTACAAAGGCTACAACGGCGCGCAGGAATGGTGGAGCTTCAGCTGGGCCGTGTCGGACAGTCTGCAGCGTTATTTGAGCGCAGGCCGAAGCAGCGGACTCCGGGCCGAGACGGTGGAGCGGGCGGACCAGCTGATGCTTGGAGACATCATCCAGTATGATTGGGACGGCAACGGCCATTATCAGCACAGCACGATTGTTACCGCTTTTGATGCGGCTGGGCAGCCGCTGGTGAATGCGCGGACGGTCAGCAGCCGGCACCGGTTTTGGGATTACCGCGATTCCTATGCATGGACCGACAGAACGGCCTACCGTTTTTTCCACATCAATGACTACTTATAA
- a CDS encoding D-alanine--D-alanine ligase: protein MGDTKITVGLVYGGKSGEHEVSLQTAFAVMNAFDYAKYEIIPFYISKQGLWKVGAALDAPFGTIQELKLGGEAGDMSMALNAVFSGLTGGDQLIDVMFPLLHGTNGEDGTIQGLFEMANIPYIGAGVLASSAGMDKVVMKKLFGEAGLDQCEYCYFNISAWKRKSHELIISLEDKLGYPVFVKPANLGSSVGISKAVDKESLIKAVEVAFRYDTKVIIEEFVDAREVEVSVLGNEEPEASVPGEIVSSGEYYDYAAKYTDGKSQMLIPAPVDPEVADRLRESAIQAFRAIEGSGITRADFFLRKSDGKILINEVNTMPGFTPYSMYPLLWRETGVSYQALLDRMIELALERYHFKQNLKYDNE, encoded by the coding sequence ATGGGGGATACAAAAATAACCGTAGGACTGGTGTACGGCGGCAAATCCGGAGAGCACGAGGTATCGCTGCAGACGGCATTTGCAGTTATGAACGCTTTTGACTACGCGAAATATGAGATTATACCTTTTTATATTTCCAAGCAGGGGCTCTGGAAGGTCGGAGCGGCGCTGGATGCCCCTTTTGGAACTATCCAGGAACTGAAGCTGGGCGGCGAAGCCGGAGATATGAGTATGGCACTGAATGCGGTGTTCAGCGGGCTGACCGGCGGAGACCAGCTGATTGATGTGATGTTCCCGCTGCTGCACGGCACTAACGGAGAAGACGGGACGATTCAGGGCCTGTTCGAAATGGCTAATATCCCTTATATCGGAGCGGGTGTCCTGGCATCGTCTGCAGGCATGGATAAAGTGGTCATGAAGAAGCTGTTCGGAGAGGCCGGGCTGGATCAGTGTGAATACTGCTATTTCAATATCAGCGCCTGGAAACGCAAAAGCCATGAGCTGATCATCAGCCTGGAGGATAAGCTGGGTTATCCGGTATTCGTCAAGCCGGCCAATCTGGGCTCCAGTGTAGGCATTTCCAAAGCCGTTGATAAGGAGAGCCTGATTAAGGCGGTGGAGGTGGCCTTCCGCTATGATACCAAGGTCATTATTGAAGAATTTGTTGATGCGCGCGAGGTTGAAGTCAGTGTGCTCGGCAATGAGGAGCCGGAGGCTTCAGTTCCGGGTGAAATCGTCTCTTCTGGTGAATATTATGATTATGCGGCAAAATACACCGACGGCAAATCGCAGATGCTGATTCCGGCCCCTGTGGACCCTGAGGTGGCTGACCGTCTGCGGGAGTCAGCGATTCAGGCGTTCCGGGCGATTGAGGGCAGCGGCATTACGCGTGCCGACTTCTTCCTGCGCAAATCCGATGGAAAGATTCTCATTAATGAAGTGAATACAATGCCAGGCTTCACGCCGTACAGCATGTATCCGCTGCTGTGGCGCGAGACCGGCGTATCCTATCAGGCCCTGCTGGACCGCATGATCGAGCTGGCGCTGGAGCGTTACCATTTCAAGCAGAATCTGAAATACGATAACGAATAA
- the uvsE gene encoding UV DNA damage repair endonuclease UvsE — protein sequence MIVRFGYVAMSTVIPDCSPSKTMTMASFSKLNDREAGLRRLEAIARGNLHNTLRLLKHNVGSDIRVYRLTSKLIPLATHPDLQDWNPFEALAADFAEVGSYVKKHGLRVSFHPDHFTVLSTPRPEVLASSVRDLQHHVDMLNAMDLPAAAKNNIHIGGAYGDKPAAAARFLEHFAELPLDLQERTTLENDDKTFNAPETLEVSRRLGVPMVLDIHHQWVNNEGELPWELWPEIMKTWQTPLALKDVLPGETLPPKIHVSSPRSPSDPRSHADGVEPAPLLAFLKRIAADTPAVDAMIEAKAKDGALFDLMETLKELAEAGNGITVLDGASVNIEP from the coding sequence ATGATTGTCCGGTTTGGCTATGTAGCCATGTCCACGGTTATCCCGGACTGCTCGCCCTCCAAGACGATGACCATGGCCAGCTTCAGCAAGCTGAATGACCGGGAAGCCGGACTTCGGCGGCTGGAGGCTATCGCCCGGGGGAATCTTCACAACACGCTGCGTCTGCTGAAGCATAATGTAGGCTCCGATATCCGGGTATACCGCCTGACTTCAAAACTGATTCCGCTGGCGACGCATCCCGATTTGCAGGACTGGAATCCCTTTGAAGCATTGGCTGCGGATTTTGCCGAAGTAGGCAGCTATGTGAAAAAGCATGGACTGCGGGTTTCTTTCCATCCTGACCACTTTACAGTACTGAGCACCCCGCGGCCTGAGGTGCTGGCCAGTTCGGTCCGGGATTTGCAGCATCATGTGGATATGCTGAATGCCATGGATCTGCCGGCGGCCGCCAAGAACAACATTCATATCGGCGGCGCGTATGGAGACAAGCCTGCGGCTGCAGCGCGCTTTTTGGAGCATTTTGCAGAATTGCCGCTGGACCTGCAGGAGCGGACGACGCTGGAGAATGATGACAAGACGTTCAATGCCCCGGAGACGCTTGAGGTCAGCCGGAGGCTGGGAGTCCCTATGGTGCTGGATATTCATCATCAGTGGGTGAATAATGAAGGCGAGCTTCCCTGGGAGCTGTGGCCGGAGATTATGAAGACCTGGCAGACTCCACTGGCGCTGAAGGATGTGCTCCCCGGTGAAACGCTGCCCCCGAAGATTCATGTGTCCAGTCCGCGCAGCCCGTCCGACCCTCGCAGCCATGCTGATGGTGTGGAGCCTGCGCCGCTGCTGGCTTTTCTTAAGCGTATCGCGGCGGACACTCCGGCCGTGGATGCGATGATTGAAGCGAAGGCGAAG